The Accipiter gentilis chromosome 14, bAccGen1.1, whole genome shotgun sequence genome contains a region encoding:
- the NCOA6 gene encoding nuclear receptor coactivator 6 isoform X6, protein MDPLLSGLNIQQQNHPSGSLAPQLHSMQSVPVNRQMNSANFQQLQQQTQLQTRPPQPHQQPQQGIRPSFTSPAQVPVPPGWNQLPSGALQPPPTQGALGTLTVNQGWKKAPLPGQMQQQLQARPSLATVQTPTHPPPPYPFGSQQASQAHSNFPQMSNPGQFTAPQMKSLQGGPSRVPTPLQQPHLTNKSPASSPSSFQQGSPASSPTVNQTQQQMGPRPPQSSTVPQGFQQPVSSPSRNPMVQQGNVPPNFMVMQQQNQGPQGLHPGLGGIPKRLPPGFPAGQANQNFMQGQVPSTAPGTPVNSGAPQLQTSQNVQHTGGQGSGPPQNQMQAPHGPPNMMQTNLMGLHGNMNNQQAGASGVPQVNMGNIQGQPQQGPQSQLMGMHQQIVSSQGQMVNIQAQGSLNPQNQMILSRTQLMPQGQMMVTPQNQNLGPSPQRMTPPKQMIPQQGQQMMSTHNQMMGPQGQVLLQQNSMMEQMMTTQMQGNKQPFSTQNQSNVMTGPAQLMRGPTPNMQGNMVQFTGQMMAQQGPVNGNPSQVMGIQGQVLRPTGPGPHISQQLGDTTTTTNNDVNLTQMLPDVPVQQPNMVPSHMQAMQGNNSASGSHFSGHGLPFSTGFSGTPNGNQISCGQNPVFPVNKDVTLTSPLLVNLLQSDISAGHFGVNNKQNNQNANKPKKKKPPRKKKNNQQLEQTTSSEPRPAGLEESDQSSMSGEQGMNLDNSGPKLSDFASRPPGYPSQPVEQRPLQQMPPQLMPHTQQPQQQQQQQPPQPPPQQAQAPPQTPQQQQQMMMMLMMQQDPKTVRLPVPQGVHPPRGPLNPDAQRMPMQQSSNMPVMVNLQGPGSVPPSPDKQRISLPGNPPLGNNARKMVYQDNVQNPSSSPLGEVSSVSSLPEGGGAEGPPASVAQNNMTSHLVVSQNQLMMTGPKPGPSPLSTAQGASPQQQSNSLPSALTHHFPNVATPSQTSRPKTPNRASPRPYYPQTPNNRPPSTEPSEISLSPERLNASIAGLFPPQINIPLPPRPNLSRGFDQQGLNPTTLKAIGQAPSNLTINNQSSFAAPQSHKLEGVVINSGKQTNTGGTKRASPSNSRRSSPGSSRKTTPSPGRQNSKAAKLSLTTQQNPSLLQNMELQRNMMAGPSSLPTPVTTSFQNNNMLSNQNPAISAPAMTGIPEDNKESLSVPQDNECQSAQGVQGNKDQPSIELKGIPTPEMKMLVSEEQSKKDGQALDTSKLPVMEESKTMVSAAMREAPTSLSQLLDNSGAPNVTIKPPGLTGLEMAPIVTAGEELKKIAVIPPLQDSSLSKEPSNSLSLPQNNEPCSNPGHQELGEMNSNVAQSVPPVMQRPVSSSISGSLPPNQITVFVTSNPITSSANTSAPLPSHLQPALVSTVVTMPNVGSKVMVSEGQSAVQSNSRPQFITPVFINSSSIIQVMKGSQSSTIPAAPMTSNSSLMPQSVAVVGPLHIPQNIKFSGPAPPSTSSSSPVSSIPTSRPLVLNPLAPPVQLSSPATVSSNVPSHPPAQQVKDFSPEETTSQSGGSSDQCSVTAMQSGPVVSPLLTSSPGSGNRRSPVSSSKGKGKVDKIGQLLLTKACKKVTGSLEKGEEQYALDGEAEGQGLEMSVPNSLGTEQSPAELDNKTVTPPAPSLIKQSTSGAGSSSVSTAAAAPASASPSVPTSTPPTSVLSVVTTPAVPDPAPAAPSTNGSNHSSLPAEQTGIGVVEEKAGAHQELLQSTASSQHLTQKKTSVAPSESTVQRTELETNAPVVAGQSNETKENCEKSKTPIRRNSRTEDSAASQETVENGQRKRSSRPASASSTAKETSASAMQSKRRKSK, encoded by the exons ATGGACCCACTCTTATCTGGGCTAAATATCCAGCAGCAAAATCATCCATCTGGATCTTTAGCTCCCCAGCTCCATTCAATGCAGTCAGTTCCTGTAAACAGGCAGATGAACTCAGCCAACTTTCAGCAGCTACAGCAGCAGACGCAGTTGCAGACACGTCCTCCCCAGCCACATCAGCAGCCACAGCAGGGTATTCGACCTTCATTTACTTCACCAGCACAGGTTCCAGTTCCCCCTGGCTGGAACCAGCTTCCTTCTGGAGCACTTCAGCCTCCTCCAACCCAGGGAGCATTGGGTACATTGACAGTAAACCAGGGTTGGAAAAAGGCCCCATTGCCTGGACAAATGCAGCAGCAACTTCAAGCAAGACCATCTCTAGCAACAGTACAAACTCCTACTCATCCTCCACCTCCATATCCTTTTGGAAGCCAGCAAGCTTCCCAGGCTCACTCAAACTTTCCCCAAATGAGCAATCCTGGCCAGTTTACTGCTCCTCAAATGAAAAGCCTTCAGGGAGGGCCCTCACGGGTTCCTACACCACTACAACAACCCCACCTGACCAACAAGTCTCctgcttcctctccctcctccttccagcaGGGATCTCCTGCATCATCTCCAACAGTTAACCAGACGCAGCAGCAGATGGGACCAAGGCCTCCCCAGAGTAGCACGGTTCCCCAGGGATTTCAGCAGCCTGTCAGTTCTCCTAGTCGTAATCCTATGGTGCAACAGGGGAACGTACCCCCCAACTTCATGGTGatgcagcagcaaaaccaaggTCCACAAGGTTTACACCCTGGTTTAGGAG GAATACCCAAGCGCCTCCCCCCAGGGTTCCCTGCAGGCCAGGCTAACCAGAACTTCATGCAAGGTCAGGTGCCTTCCACAGCTCCAGGAACACCGGTGAACAGTGGAGCGCCGCAGCTGCAAACTAGCCAAAATGTGCAGCACACAG gtggccAAGGATCTGGACCTCCTCAAAATCAGATGCAAGCACCACATGGCCCACCAAATATGATGCAGACCAATCTAATGGGACTTCATGGAAATATGAACAACCAGCAGGCTGGTGCTAGTGGGGTGCCACAAGTTAACATGGGCAACATACAGGGACAGCCTCAGCAAGGACCACAGTCTCAGCTTATGGGAATGCATCAGCAAATTGTATCCTCTCAAGGACAGATGGTAAACATTCAGGCTCAGGGATCACTGAATCCTCAAAACCAGATGATACTTTCTCGAACTCAGCTCATGCCACAAGGCCAAATGATGGTgacaccacaaaaccaaaatcttgGTCCTTCTCCCCAAAGGATGACCCCACCCAAACAGATGATTCCCCAGCAGGGACAACAGATGATGTCTACACACAATCAGATGATGGGACCTCAGGGCCAGGTCTTGTTGCAGCAAAACTCAATGATGGAACAGATGATGACCACTCAGATGCAAGGAAATAAACAGCCTTTTAGTACTCAAAACCAGTCCAATGTTATGACGGGGCCAGCTCAACTGATGAGAGGACCAACCCCAAACATGCAAGGAAACATGGTGCAGTTCACTGGGCAGATGATGGCACAGCAAGGCCCTGTGAATGGTAATCCTTCTCAGGTTATGGGAATTCAAGGGCAGGTTTTAAGACCCACTGGACCTGGTCCTCACATATCTCAGCAACTTGGGGATACTACTACTACAACAAATAATGATGTGAACTTGACACAGATGTTACCGGATGTTCCTGTGCAGCAGCCAAACATGGTGCCTTCTCACATGCAAGCAATGCAAGGAAACAACAGTGCTTCAGGGAGTCATTTCTCTGGCCATGGGCTGCCTTTCAGTACAGGGTTTAGTGGAACGCCAAATGGGAATCAGATTTCCTGTGGGCAGAATCCTGTTTTTCCTGTCAATAAAGATGTTACGCTCACAAGTCCGCTCTTGGTTAACCTTCTACAAAGCGATATATCAGCAGGACACTTTGGTGTGAataacaaacaaaataatcagaATGCCAACAAGCCGAAGAAGAAGAAGCctccaaggaagaagaaaaataatcaacaaCTAGAACAAACAAC ttcttcagAACCACGTCCAGCTGGCCTGGAGGAGAGTGATCAGTCATCGATGTCTGGAGAACAGGGAATGAATTTAGATAATTCAGGCCCTAAACTTTCAGATTTTGCAAGTAGGCCACCAG GTTATCCATCTCAGCCGGTGGAACAAAGACCACTTCAGCAGATGCCACCTCAACTCATGCCACATacacagcagccacagcagcagcagcagcagcagccaccacagcCACCACCACAGCAAGCCCAGGCACCACCACAAACaccacagcaacagcagcagatgaTGATGATGCTTATGATGCAGCAGGATCCCAAAACGGTCAGGCTTCCTGTACCACAAGGAGTTCACCCACCAAGAGGGCCTCTGAATCCAGATGCTCAACGAATGCCAATGCAGCAAAGCAGTAACATGCCAGTAATGGTTAACCTCCAAGGTCCTGGATCAGTGCCTCCATCTCCTGATAAACAAAGAATTTCCTTGCCAGGCAATCCTCCTCTGGGaaataatgcaagaaaaatgGTTTATCAAGATAATGTACAGAATCCTTCCAGCTCACCCCTTGGAGAGGTTTCATCAGTATCCTCCCTTCCAGAAGGAGGTGGAGCTGAAGGCCCCCCAGCATCAGTAGCTCAGAATAATATGACATCTCATTTAGTAGTTTCACAGAACCAATTAATGATGACGGGACCCAAACCTGGACCGTCTCCACTTTCAACTGCACAAGGTGCAAGTCCCCAGCAGCAGTCTAATTCTCTGCCTAGTGCTCTTACACACCATTTTCCAAATGTTGCCACCCCATCACAAACTTCAAGGCCTAAAACCCCAAACAGAGCAAGCCCAAGGCCATACTATCCTCAGACTCCTAATAACCGTCCACCTAGCACAGAACCATCAGAAATTAGCTTGTCTCCAGAGAGACTCAATGCTTCTATAGCTGGTCTGTTCCCTCCCCAGATTAATATTCCTTTACCTCCCAGGCCTAATCTCAGTAGAGGATTTGACCAGCAGGGTCTTAATCCCACTACTTTGAAGGCCATTGGACAAGCCCCATCAAATCTCACAATTAACAATCAGTCTAGTTTTGCTGCTCCACAGTCACACAAATTGGAAGGTGTGGTCATTAATTCAGGAAAACAGACCAACACTGGAGGAACAAAGAGAGCAAGTCCAAGCAATAGTCGAAGGTCTAGTCCTGGATCCAGTAGGAAAACTACACCAAGCCCTGGCAGACAGAATTCGAAAGCAGCTAAATTATCATTGACAACTCAGCAGAACCCATCTCTCTTGCAGAACATGGAATTACAAAGAAATATGATGGCTGGTCCCTCTTCTTTGCCGACACCTGTGACGAcaagttttcaaaataataacATGCTAAGTAATCAGAATCCTGCTATTTCTGCACCTGCTATGACTGGTATTCCTGAAGACAATAAAGAGAGCCTTAGTGTGCCTCAAGACAATGAGTGTCAAAGTGCACAAGGTGTCCAAGGTAACAAAGACCAGCCAAGTATTGAACTAAAAGGTATCCCTACtccagaaatgaaaatgttggtTTCAGAAGAACAGTCAAAAAAAGATGGGCAAGCCTTAGACACCAGTAAGCTTCCAGTCATGGAGGAAAGTAAAACCATGGTATCTGCAGCTATGAGGGAGGCACCAACTTCTTTAAGTCAACTTCTTGATAATTCTGGAGCTCCTAATGTAACCATTAAGCCCCCTGGGCTGACTGGTCTTGAAATGGCACCGATAGTCACTGCTGGTGAGGAGCTAAAGAAGATAGCTGTCATTCCTCCACTACAAGATTCATCCTTGAGCAAAGAGCCATCTAATTCACTTAGCTTGCCTCAAAATAATGAGCCCTGTTCAAATCCAGGGCACCAGGAACTGGGAGAAATGAACTCAAATGTTGCACAGAGTGTTCCTCCAGTAATGCAAAGGCCTGTCAGCTCTTCTATTTCAGGTTCTTTACCCCCCAACCAGATAACAGTTTTTGTAACTTCAAACCCTATTACATCTTCTGCTAATACATCAGCACCGTTGCCATCTCACTTGCAACCTGCGTTGGTGTCGACTGTTGTCACAATGCCCAACGTAGGGAGCAAAGTTATGGTTTCTGAGGGACAGTCAGCAGTTCAGTCTAACTCCCGGCCACAGTTCATTACACCTGTTTTTATAAACTCGTCGTCAATAATTCAAGTTATGAAGGGCTCTCAATCAAGTACGATTCCAGCAGCCCCGATGACTTCTAACTCCAGTCTAATGCCTCAGTCAGTTGCGGTTGTTGGTCCTTTGCATATACCGCAGAATATAAAGTTCTCTGGCCCCGCTCCTCCCAGCACATCATCCAGCAGTCCTGTTTCTAGTATTCCCACCAGCAGGCCACTGGTTCTTAATCCCTTGGCACCTCCTGTTCAGCTGTCTTCTCCTGCTACAGTTTCTTCCAATGTTCCTTCACATCCTCCTGCTCAGCAAGTCAAAGACTTCAGCCCAGAGGAGACCACTTCTCAAAGTGGTGGGTCAAGCGACCAGTGCTCTGTTACAGCAATGCAGTCTGGACCTGTGGTTTCACCTCTTCTTACAAGTAGTCCAGGATCTGGGAACAGACGAAGTCCTGTTTCTTCGagtaaaggaaagggaaaagtagACAAGATTGGCCAACTCTTGCTGACTAAAGCGTGCAAGAAAGTCACTGGCTCCCTTGAGAAAGGGGAAGAGCAATATGCTTTGGATGGAGAAGCAGAAGGTCAGGGACTAGAAATGTCAGTCCCAAATAGTTTGGGAACAGAGCAATCACCAGCAGAACTAGATAATAAAACTGTGACACCTCCAGCACCCAGTCTTATAAAACAGAGCACTTCTGGGGCTGGCAGTTCGAGTGTCAGCACTgcggctgctgctcctgcctctgcatcTCCAAGTGTACCAACAAGCACTCCTCCTACGAGCGTTCTGTCGGTTGTAACCACTCCTGCAGTCCCAGACCCTGCGCCTGCAGCACCAAGCACTAATGGTAGTAACCACAGCAGTTTACCAGCTGAGCAAACTGGGATTGGTGTGGTGGAGGAGAAAGCAGGAGCACATCAGGAACTGCTACAAAGTACAG CATCCTCTCAgcatttaacacagaaaaaaacttcaGTTGCACCATCAGAAAGTACTGTTCAAAGAACAG aaCTTGAAACAAATGCTCCAGTAGTTGCTGGTCAAAG TAATGAGACAAAAGAGAATTGTGAAAAGTCTAAAACTCCAATTAGAAGAAATTCAAGAACAGAGGACTCTGCCGCTTCACAGGAAACTGTAGAGAATGGACAGCGCAAGAGGTCCTCCAGACCAGCAtctgcatccagcactgcaaaag AGACGAGTGCCAGTGCAATGCagtcaaaaagaagaaaatccaagtaA